The Setaria viridis chromosome 6, Setaria_viridis_v4.0, whole genome shotgun sequence genome includes the window ACGACAACAAAACAATGCAGAATGGTTTCAGAGGATTGATCTGATCGTCACCGGATAGCCTGAGGTGTGGCACGATCTTCCTGTAGCAAGCCAGGACCTCCTCGAAGCCATGGCACGGGGAGTTGTCGTGGTGGAAGCTGAACACGTTGTAGTCATGGGTGGTTGCTGCAGcaagatcaagaagaagaagaagaagaagaagaagacaacaAGATGCAGCAACAGACTAACAGTGATGAGCCTGTTCTTGATGAGATCAAATAATGGAGACAAGCAAGCATTGTTGTTGCCATATTATTAACCGTGTTGTGGAACCAAGCAGCTTACCGTCGCCGAAGCCGAAGCAGGGGATGAGGTTGTCCTCGTCGAACGGCGCCAGCGTCTTGCCGATGATGCTGATGGCCTGCTCGTAGGGGTTGGGCGTGTCGCCGAGCCTGTGCAGGCTCTGCCCGCCGAACGACTGCTTCCCTGATCGAGCCATGCCACATTTCGTCAGATCAATGCATGACAAATAGTAACAAGATGAACATATACATATATGCTGGTTGCATTTTCCTTCAGCGTACCTGTCCATTCATTGCTCTTGGTGAAGTCTACTCCGAGGATGAGGTTGGACGATTCCAGGCCCTGctgccgcagcgccgccgccacctgcacATCATCCAGACAGACATGGATGATCACTTTCATTGGCGCGCCAGTGTTTTTCCCCCCAAAAAAATTCCCAagaaagttttttttccttgccaaaatcaaatcagcatcatgccgatctttttttttgccgGTCCAACAGGAatcaaggggaagaagaggCTACTGCAGAATTCATGGCTCTGTCAGTGCCATGGCAGGTCGATGGGGGCACCTGGTCGAGCGACGTGTAGGTGTCGGGTATGTACGAGTACTTCTTGCTGAGCAtcgcccgccggcggccgccgtcgtAGGCCGACGACGGCTGCGTGGCCAGGCCGCGGTGCCTgacggccggcgccctcccggcacGGCGGTGGCTGCCGAACAAGGCGCCGAACACGCCAcccatgcgccgccgccggtggccaaGGCGATGGTACAGGCTGCCGCTGGCTGATGGCAGCAGCCCGGTAACatgcgaggaggaagaaagagctAGCTAGAGCCCCCCGATGGTTTCTTGGAATAACAAATCAAAACAAAGCATGCGGCGGAGACAGGCGCACGCGAAGAACAACTGGGCAAGCGGATGGCACGGCAGGGAGAAGATAAAGCTGATTCTGTTCTGAGAAAGGAAGAGATTTTGGGAAGCTGCAATGAAACTTCTTGAGCCTTTCGTTGCTCGTTTCTGTGTGGGGGAACGAGGGGGAAGCATCTTTATTCCTTTAATGctcactctttttttttgttttgtttttcaaaCACAATAACACATATTCGTAAATGCATTGTGTGAATACTAACGAAAGATTGGATCGACAAATCTTGAAATTGACATTAAAGGTCCCGAGACTTCCGATACATGCGATCTCACTAAACacgcatactccctccgtccaaaaagAATGATGTTTTGGCATTCAAAATTTGTTCCAAAAAGAGTGATGTTCTAGAATTTAAATCTTATGCATTTAAATCTTATGCATGTATAATTTAGCACATTGATCTCGTACATGCATGATTAAATGGAAAtatattttctccattttctataTGCAAACTGAACTAACTAAGCGTGTGTAAATGGACCATATCTTTGTTTATCTTTGATGCTCATGGGGAAGACGTATGTTCAGTGTAAATATCTGAAACCACCCTTTTGCTCAAAGTTTTGAATAACTCTTGTTACCAAAGGTGCCATAAAGTAGGGCTCTCGAGATGAGGATGATGCTGAGTCTATCGCAAGTTTCGTCGCAAGCTAAAGGTGTACTACGCCGAGATTCTTGCATGGGAACCGTCTGACGATGTTGCTAAGGAATTGGCAAGTCATGTGACCGATGTACCGTGCCATGTCAGCTTTGTCTAGCAGCCAACAGGAAGCTTTAGCGCGTGTTTAGTTTGGAGACCAGGTCCCGTCCTATTTTTTAAGGATAAGATTGTCCCGACAGGTGTTTGGTTGGTTAGGATGGATTCGTCTcgatttttgtttggttggaggcaCTGCACTACGTGGAATGAACactgttttttttccccttccgtTAGCCTCTTTCAGCGGACCCCACTTATCACTCTAATAACACATCTTCTTCCCCAATCTTCTTCCTCAGTGACCTCACCCCCGCCTGCGCCTGGGGAGCTCGCCCAGCCTGCCATGGGTGCCAGAAGAGTTGCCTGGGCAGCTCGCCCTTCCGGCCCGGAgcaccggccgcgccgccgaagGACCCCGCCCCCGCTCCGGCCCTGGGCACTGGCCGCGCCACTTGGGGCGCTCGCCCCACCAGCCCCGAGCCCAGGCCGCGCCGTCGGAGGATCCCACCCCCGCTGGCCTTGGGCCCCTATCGCATCGCTCATCCCGCTCGCACTTCCAACCCCCCGCGCTCCAATCTCGGGCGAAGACGAAGGAGGACGACGCGAGACGGCCTGGAAGTGGGATGTCCCTGTCCGCTCCGCATCTTCACATCATATTCTATTTTTTAACCGTCCCATTCCTCGTGATTCCGAACCAAACACCATCAAATTTGGGATCGTTCCGTTCCGTCCTGTCCCCggtaccaaacacacccttagagaAAGGGATCAGAGTTGCTCGGCTACTTGTGGCAATGCAAGAAACTTCCCAATGACGATCTGAACAACAGCCAGGAAGTTCCAAATGGAGATATACACTTGACGATGAAATGAAACTACCGAGTCAATCCGTGGGCTCCATGTCCGGTGGCAATTTTTTTCGTTGGTGGTGATTTATAGAGTTTAAAGCAATCTAGGAAAGGTCAGCCATACTTAAGATTATTTCTCATGATGGAACTTGCCCATTCAACTTCGAGTCTCCTTCTGAGCACGGGTTCGTCGACTGAGACATTGACTATGGAATTTCTTCACAACTCCGTCGCCAACCTCAGAAATCCTCCACCGCCTATGGACTGTGGTTTAGATATGCATTTCGCGATGAATGTCGTATTTTGTGCTGCAACTGCTATAGTTTGCGGCGTGACTGAAAATGATAATAGCCTTTTTCTATGCCAACTATCCAAACCATCGAGTATTACTTTTCCCTTTGATAAAAGTGGATATTGCGTTGGTCACGGTCCCACAACGGAGAATCATGCAAACAACACTGGTTCAAACTTTTGAATTTTTGATGCATTCTATAAAGTGAATATTTCATTGGTCGCAGAGATATAGACCCTTAGTGGAGAATCGTGTTCTTTGTAGGACATTTCATGTGTATGGTAAGCAATGGTGCCAAAATGTCAAATTTCCCTCCCTGTGTTGTGAGTTTGCGACTGCCTGTAAAAGAAAGGGAAGCTTTTGAAAGGAGGTGCATATGTTCAGTGCTTGGAAATATTCTGCCTTTCTCAAGCTATTCCAGAAGGAGCCAATCATTTCAAGATTCTTCAGTTAGTTTGACGGTTTGCACAACTGCAACTCACACACCTGTATATCTCGATCAAACAACCGGCATGGTTGAAAGATGCAAAGTTGAAAACCAACCTGGTTTTGGTATGGAAATGTAATCATTTGCTGCTCAAAAGAAATGAAGAATAGGCTTTAAGGATTAGTGCTACGTATTAGGGTCAAAAGATGAAGTCACATTGACTATATACATTTTAATTTGTGCCACCATACTACTCCAGATAAAGTGCATAGGGAGTACACCACTTCACAGTATCGAGATTATCCATGTACAGCCAAACAATTTGTCCATTCCTTTTGCAACCAAGAGATTATATGCTTCAATTTGCTTGAACGGTTGTTGAGTTTTTGAATTGAACATTGGTTTGGGAGAAGTGCATCTTcgaaaaggtaaaaaaaaaagacatccaGCCACATACCATAAAATAAAGTGCATCTTAAAAAATGACGTATTTTCTACCCTCTTAAATTTAATATTGGTCAATTTTTTATATCTCTTTGTTAATTTTTTATGGTATATTGGAAATGCTGATGTAGACTGACTTTTTTTTGAAGCAATGTAAACTGACTTACAGCTATTTGGCACGATTAGAGAGAGACGCTTTACGGTTacgcgcctcctcctcttcttcttcgaaGTGCGGCCCATCTTCTCtacagaaacaaaaaaaagcccAAATTAGCCGAGCGGCCCAAAGTTTCGGCCCATCCAAAACAAACCAACCCAGACTCGCCATCAATTCGCCCCCCACTCGCTCCGCCCTACCtcctctccgcctccctcccgccgcgccgcccatcgccgccgccgccgccgcgctgcggcCTGCGGCTCTGTTGATCCTACGTCACTCCCGCTGACGTCGACGCCGACCAAGTTCGGAGACGGCCGGTTCTCCGATGGCACAGGCCTCGTCCGCCGCTGCGTTGCTGCGGCGTCTCAGGCGCCACCGCactggccccgccgccgccgcggcgcttcTCCCTCGCCGCCTCATCTCCTCGGATCCCGCGCccgcttcctcctcgcttggTGCGCTGCCCGGTCCGAGCCACCTCTTGGGAGACGGTGGAGGAAGCGGCTGCGGCCACTCCGCTTGTCCCGCCTCCCACCCGCGCTCCCGGTTTCCTCGGCGGCAGCATGCGGCTGCTATGGCTACCAGGGCGGTGCACCAAGCTGCTTCGAGGTATAGATTCCCGCGTAACTGCTCCTCGCttgcttcttctcttctccGGAAATGCTGGCCCTGCTTGCGACTGTTTGACGTGTTGCCATTGTCTTGCAGCTCCGAGtgccctgcggcggcggcgtcaagTGAGGCTAGCACTAGCACTACCACTGCTGCTTCGCAGTCTGAGATCGTCGATTTCATCAAGTCGACGTTTGGGAAGCTTGAAGGTAATTATGTGACGCCCCATGTATTTTTGTGCTCAGTGCTCATAGTTAACGCCCGTCGAAACTACCATTTCAACTGGAGGTTATTTCCTGGCTGCTATACGCTGTCATTGTTTGTTATGAGAGCAGACCCATACATAATACAATCGTTGAGTATTTGGCATACTGGTTATGGAGGAGTTATGTTCTTCCCATTTTTTATGTCCCAACAATGCAGAGATAGCAGGATTCCTTTTAATGATGTTTGCCATGGTTGCAAGGCCACAGGAGTCTTGTGCCATGTGTACTTTGGTTGTATCTTTGTGGGTTAACTAAAGCTGTCAGAACTACTATACCATGGACATGATAAATTGTTCCGTAATTTTTTGGAAGAGCAAATGGACTTGTATCTGGTACAAATTACAGAACATGATAGTTGTGGCTATTCTAACATGTGTACACTGACTTATACTGATCCTTTTTTTTCAGGGGTTATTGCTATCTTTTAACCCTTTCCTTTATTTTTGTGGCGCAGGACAAAATCACTGTTGGTTGAACGCCATGAATGACATTTGGAGGAACATGAATGAAGAAGGAATATATCTTGTTCTCTTATATCAATCTTGTGGAACATTAAACATCAGCAGCAATCATTCAGTTGCTTTTGAGAGATTGAAATATCTGCAACAGAGGTAGTTGTATAAAACTTGCCAGCTTTAAATTCGACTGCAATCTTGAACTTTTCTGATCTCCCCTGTTTTAGGTATCCACGCTTGAATGTTTTTGCTGTGCAACATGGGAGTGATATTACTTCCTTAGCTGCTCAAAGCCAAGCAGTCCATACGATAGCTACGGAGTACATTGCATTTCCTATCTTGATGATAGACAAAGACTTCTCCAATGTGAGGCTCACACCCATGCCAATTGTCACATTACTagagaaatttgaattttttttcttgtatcCATAAGCACTTTACATGTAGAATGCCATAGATTGTATTGTAATTATACACTTTGTCACTTTCCATTACCTTTCTAATCTGTCTCTGATTCTCCATATAAGCATTGAAGATTTGTGTTACATTTGTTTTATGCATTATAGCTATCATATAAAATACTTTGTTAAAACAAGAAATGTCCTTTGATGAGTGTTCAGATGACAAATGGTGCTTGCTACTTGCTATTTGAAGGTTCTAAGGACCCTATGCTATTCACAAAGTGGGTTGAGGAGCCTGATGTCATTATTAAGGGTAAAATCTGAACAACATTTGTATACTCTTGATGCTATAAATGCTATTTTCTTGTTTATTTTTGCCGAACTCTTTAGCTTCTCTGCGATTTATCTTGAAAAGTTGATATCCTCCATATTTGCTATATTTCTTAAACATTGAACCGTTCTGAATGCAGCCATAGAGGAACTTAGTCTGTTGAAAGAACCTTCTGAAAATGTTCTATCAAGAGTTTCTTGGCAGAAAGAAGATGTTGTCAGAGAGCCATATGTTGGTTCCTTCAGAAACCTGTTACTTAACCACCCAGGTACCTAGTTACAGCTATTCCTTCATGTAACTTATTACTTCAAGGATCAGTGTGGACCCTAAATATATGGATATAGTGCATATTCCAATCAACTATATCTTTGTTTTTTCCATCCAGATGTGGTAATATACAGTTTAATGTGCTGCAGCATGCATATCAGTTGATGAAGATGGGAATCGTATTTTTATCTCTGACAGTAACCATCATAGGATCATCATTAGCAACAGCGATGGGATGATTTTAGACTGTGTAAGCATGGCTTGCTGTTTAACTTGGGTTGCAGTTTTATTTGTATGAAGATGATGAATTGATTTTTGCTCATTTGCTTTGCAGATTGGATCTTCCCCAGGCTTTGAGGATGGCGAGTTTGAATCAGCCAAGTTCTTGCGCCCAGCGTCATCATTTTACCATGCTGATGAAGACTGTCTATATATTGTAGATTCGGAGGTATTATCCGCAGTAGATTGCCTTTGCCTATTCATTTTGACACCATAAATACATGCTTTTAACTTTTACTTACTTGTTTCTTTGATTTTATATTAGATCAGTAAAAACTACTAAGGTGCTTGGAGATATACCCAATTCTTAGTTGGAAGTCACAGTGTCTAGTTGTTCTTAATTGTGAAGATTGATGACTACCCACAACACTAAAGATTGTATTATTTGTCCCTTTGTGAAACATTTTGCAGAATCACGCTGTCCGAAAAGCAGATTTAGGAAGGAGGACTTTAGAAACAGTTTATCCAGTGTCTAATAAAAGCAGTGGCATTTGGAGTTGGATTACTGATAAGCTTGGTTTGAGAAAAGAAATTGCTCCAACTATTCAAGATTTTGATGCAGACTCAGTAGCACTTCCATGGCATTTGATACAGATTTCAGAGGATGACTTATTAGTTGCAGACCGCAGGTAGGTGCCTCTTCTCATCTCCTACTCTTGACTTTTTCAGATGCCAATTTGATTAACTCGTTCTCATAGTATAATGCTTCAATAGCAGTTTGTATAATCTGAATCCTGATTTACCTCATGCACTTTGTCTTGTCCACCCTTCCTATGTTGACCCAATTTGGTTTTGGGCTTGATATGTTATACTAATACATTTCTGTAATTCAACCTAATTCTCAGTTTTATGCTGACTCTGATAGTGAGGCCCAACGATAATATTGTAAATACTTTCTATCcattttttttagtttataCGAGGGACAAAGCACATATTAGTGAAATTCACTGCATTTTCTGTTAGTGTTCAACCAATGTTAATGGTGATTCATGGCTTAATGCTATGTTTGAAGTTTTAAAACTTTTAATGCTGCATACAGGCACAATATGCCAATAGTCTACTCTGGTTTGTTCCCACTGTGGAAATATGATCTGGCTATTGAATTATTAGTAATTCTTCTTACTCCTGAAACTTGCTATTTTGCAGCTTTGAAAGTCCATGGATCTTGAGAATATCAACTGGCGAGAAACAGGATATTGGAAGGTTAGCATGGCTTCTTTTGTTTTATATGTTACTACTTGTTTTTCTTAGCTCACTGAGTTAAAGTTATGTGAAGGTAGAGCTGAAGTAATGGAGTCATATCAGCAAACAGTAAATGAGAGGTTTGCCCTTCTTAAGGATATACACACGAATCGTTCATCAACTGCTAAGGAACTTTCTGATCTGTTGGAGAAGGTCACCAGCAAGGAACTTGTATCGTCAGTCTCAAGATTTCATAATTATATTATATTTGGTGATACAGGTTGATCTATAGTTGTTTGATATTAAGGTTTTCTTTTGGTGTCAAATCATATAAAAGTTGATTCC containing:
- the LOC117862139 gene encoding uncharacterized protein, translated to MAQASSAAALLRRLRRHRTGPAAAAALLPRRLISSDPAPASSSLGALPGPSHLLGDGGGSGCGHSACPASHPRSRFPRRQHAAAMATRAVHQAASSSECPAAAASSEASTSTTTAASQSEIVDFIKSTFGKLEGQNHCWLNAMNDIWRNMNEEGIYLVLLYQSCGTLNISSNHSVAFERLKYLQQRYPRLNVFAVQHGSDITSLAAQSQAVHTIATEYIAFPILMIDKDFSNMTNGACYLLFEGSKDPMLFTKWVEEPDVIIKAIEELSLLKEPSENVLSRVSWQKEDVVREPYVGSFRNLLLNHPACISVDEDGNRIFISDSNHHRIIISNSDGMILDCIGSSPGFEDGEFESAKFLRPASSFYHADEDCLYIVDSENHAVRKADLGRRTLETVYPVSNKSSGIWSWITDKLGLRKEIAPTIQDFDADSVALPWHLIQISEDDLLVADRSFESPWILRISTGEKQDIGRAEVMESYQQTVNERFALLKDIHTNRSSTAKELSDLLEKVTSKELVSSVSRFHNYIIFGDTDGQRVLKHDLDTKNTSNINFSNCEVLGLPYWSICNLERVSTWGRSTEQFEEHVRQVDVLPGRCNITVYIDIPADTELAAPLAENCICRQVRGSGAEVSGSDGPDTPTEKVGIAQQWYDELDNLAFSEVAQEPTTAHGGDDKPADQSYQDQRRVQFTCAVNVSPGTCELVASAALYLKLARATNDRADQEALVKQIMCCQRREEHACVELLMGSRGDARDLVVMKPVHLRLRLECGDHPAGATNKETISTESRLKINVSLD